A window of the Hordeum vulgare subsp. vulgare chromosome 5H, MorexV3_pseudomolecules_assembly, whole genome shotgun sequence genome harbors these coding sequences:
- the LOC123397977 gene encoding glutathione S-transferase T3-like — translation MDDDEAFLDIIDFGCTQTQPKSPIGEQPTPSTQHRSAITEKGKSHKGKNWSSDEDKVLIAAWANTSLDIVGTDQNRDTYWARISEYYNRQKESSWPERNDNAINCRYTFTNRETSKFCGCLQQILNRQESGRTIEEKTNDAHILFKEMDPKKKKPFTLMHCYIEFSKYPKWQTRELETSVKKQKKTIDASPGTATNDPADASSVRTDATSIRTDALEHETRPDGVKKDKRGKADDIACKFSLETV, via the exons ATGGATGATGACGAAGCCTTCTTGGACATCATTGATTTTGGTTGCACACAAACGCAACCAAAGAGTCCAATTGGAGAGCAGCCAACTCCATCAACTCAGCATCGTTCTGCAATAACAGAGAAAGGAAAATCCCACAAAGGAAAAAATTGGTCTAGTGATGAGGACAAGGTTCTCATAGCAGCATGGGCAAATACAAGTTTGGATATTGTTGGGACAGATCAAAACCGAGATACTTATTGGGCTAGAATTTCAGAGTACTACAACAGACAGAAGGAATCATCATGGCCGGAACGAAATGATAATGCAATCAATTGCCGTTACACTTTCACTAACAGAGAGACCTCTAAATTTTGTGGTTGCCTTCAGCAGATTTTAAATAGGCAAGAAAGTGGAAGGACTATAGAAGAAAAG ACAAACGATGCACACATTTTGTTCAAGGAAATGGATCCTAAAAAAAAGAAGCCTTTCACATTGATGCATTGCTACATAGAGTTTTCGAAGTATCCAAAGTGGCAGACAAGAGAACTTGAAACTTCTGTGAAGAAACAAAAGAAGACCATTGATGCAAGTCCGGGCACAGCTACCAATGATCCGGCTGATGCATCCTCGGTACGTACTGATGCTACCTCGATACGCACTGATGCTCTTGAACATGAGACTAGACCTGATGGTGTGAAGAAGGACAAGAGAGGTAAGGCTgatgacattgcttgcaagttttCATTAGAAACTGTGTGA